A window of Hevea brasiliensis isolate MT/VB/25A 57/8 chromosome 14, ASM3005281v1, whole genome shotgun sequence contains these coding sequences:
- the LOC110646592 gene encoding lysM domain receptor-like kinase 3 — translation MCKSRKAIDVTQSLTPKSHPSKSSSKSLSSSSGNYPLSSSINYSSSGFFNHNKDTSKSSSSSISSKRFLKILKEASLPENTKIYDFVEICRATNNFLSKPFSSSSSSTSWRCQIRRKEVIIVQRKFRHRDPLKLPELQQRLSTICRSHHSSLIKLLGAATSGNYIYLVYEYFHGTSLATCLRNPQNPNYTVLSNWLSRMHIATDIAHGIDYIHHCADSNSGFVHNHIKSSSILVAEDLLDAKICHFGAAELCGEIEGSERSEARSFGRSNSKGKKIEGTRGYMPPEFQASGVVTQKCDVYAFGVVVLELVSGEEALNYVFDEGRGEFSRVGVIERAREAVGSGGGGVRSWVDRRLKDSYPVDVAEKMVVVGLDCVEDDPEKRPDMEQVAVRVSKLYLESKNWAEKIGMPIDFSVSLAPR, via the coding sequence ATGTGCAAATCAAGAAAAGCCATAGACGTAACCCAATCTCTTACCCCAAAATCCCACCCTTCAAAATCTTCATCAAAGTCATTATCATCATCATCCGGCAATTACCCATTATCATCATCCATTAATTACTCTTCTTCAGGCTTCTTTAACCATAATAAGGACACTTCaaaatcatcttcttcttccatctcaagcaAACGCTTTCTCAAAATCCTTAAAGAAGCTTCTTTACCAGAGAATACAAAAATTTATGACTTTGTTGAAATATGCAGAGCCACCAACAACTTCCTATCAAAACCCTTCTCTTCGTCTTCCTCTTCCACCTCTTGGCGCTGCCAGATTCGCCGGAAAGAGGTTATTATTGTCCAGCGCAAGTTCCGCCACCGTGACCCCTTAAAATTACCGGAGCTCCAGCAACGGTTATCCACCATCTGCAGGAGTCATCATAGTAGCTTGATTAAGCTTCTGGGCGCGGCCACTTCAGGGAATTATATATATCTTGTGTACGAATACTTTCATGGAACCAGTTTAGCTACTTGTCTTAGAAACCCACAGAATCCCAATTACACGGTACTTTCAAATTGGCTCTCGCGGATGCATATTGCTACAGATATCGCTCATGGGATCGATTACATTCATCATTGTGCAGATTCAAATTCAGGCTTTGTGCATAACCATATAAAGAGTTCGAGCATTTTAGTAGCTGAAGATTTGTTGGATGCCAAGATTTGTCATTTCGGGGCAGCGGAGCTATGCGGGGAAATAGAGGGAAGTGAAAGATCTGAGGCGAGAAGTTTTGGCAGGAGTAATAGTAAAGGCAAGAAAATTGAAGGGACAAGAGGATACATGCCGCCGGAGTTTCAAGCAAGTGGGGTTGTGACGCAGAAATGCGATGTTTATGCTTTTGGGGTGGTGGTTTTGGAGCTGGTGTCAGGAGAGGAGGCGTTGAATTATGTGTTTGATGAAGGGAGAGGAGAGTTTAGCAGAGTTGGTGTGATAGAGAGGGCAAGAGAGGCAGTGGGTAGCGGTGGCGGTGGGGTGAGGAGCTGGGTTGATAGGAGGTTGAAGGATTCGTATCCAGTGGATGTGGCAGAGAAGATGGTGGTGGTGGGGTTGGATTGTGTGGAGGATGATCCAGAGAAGCGGCCAGATATGGAGCAGGTGGCTGTTAGAGTGTCAAAATTGTATTTGGAATCCAAGAACTGGGCTGAGAAGATTGGTATGCCAATTGATTTCTCTGTTTCTTTGGCGCCTCGATGA